The Bacteroides ovatus genomic interval ATTCGCCACCGCTCTTAAGGTCGTCCAGTTCAGTGATAGTAATAGAGGCGAAATCAGCACCGACAGCCTTGCCTTGTGCAGTGGCGGCTTTGGCTATACGTGCATAGAACTGGTCACAAAGAGTGATTACCTGTGTTTGTGCCGCATCGGCTGTACCAGCTGCCTTTGCAGCGTTATATACTACCTGCAAATCAGCCAATGTCTTGTAAGTGACACCCAAAAGGCGGAACCAGCTTTCGCCCACAGTAAATGAGCCAGGAGTGTAAACCGCACTTGCTACGGCAGACGTAGTCTGTGCCTGGGTTTGCGCGTCGGCAGCCATTGTGTTCTCAAGACAGTATTTGCTGTCTGCCATAGCCGAGAAGTCAGCAGGCAAAGTACCGTCGTCAGCTACTTTCAGGTAGTTGAACTGCGACACATCGAATCCTGCAAGTTCGTAGTTCGGGTCTATTCTGTAATCCGCACCTGTAGAACCTCCGGCAGGCATTACGATTTCAGAATACGGGAACATGCTCTTGTTGGTGATATTCAATGCCCAGTCACCGAATGTACAGGTCACTCCGGCGGGAACCTTGAGGCCGTCCGGATTTGTTCCTAAAGAAACTTTAGCAACGACACGGTCTACATAAATCATTGAACGGTCAGCTTGGGCTTCGGATATCGCGGTAGCAACGTCAGGGATAGTCGTTCCGTCAACCACCTTCACATTGGCTGTCACCAATGCCCCGTTAGTCGGGTTCGCATTGTCGCCGGCATTAATCATCATAAAGTTGTTCTTTGACGTTCCAGTCACTTCGTCAAGTGTCTGCTCCACAGCACCGTTGATGGCAGACCAGGAAGCGGAAGCCACACAGGCTGTCTTGAACTTGTCGCTCGGATTGACTACTGCCAGCACTTTGGCGGTAGCGGAAGGTACTTTGAATGCCTTTCCATCATATCCTGCCTTATTGGCACCGCCTACATTAAGGATATAGTCGGTTGTAGCCAATGTCTTTGTTTCCAGACAAACGTCCGACGCGTCAAACAACGCGAGAAGCACTTCCTTTACGTTCTGCTCGTCCGCTGTCCCATGATGTTCTCCCAGAGCACGTGTTCCTGTACTTTTAGGCATTGCCACAGACACGGACATATAAGCCTCCCTACCGTCTACCGGCAACTGGTTTTGTCCGCCGGTTGCCATCTCTTCATCATTACTACATGCTGCCATCGCCAGTCCGACAAACAGCGTTAAAAAAGATTTGTCCAATTTCATTGTTTTAAAATTTAATTAATACTAAAATGTTAATTACTAAGTTTATGTTTCAGATTGTATGTTTCAGATTATATTATCCAAATTGTATTATTCAGCCTTTATCTCTTCCAGACGTTTCAGGTACACCCGCATAGCGTCGTAATCTCCCGTTTCCCAAGCCACGATAGCGGCGTTGTTGTTAGCTATCCTGTCACCCGGAAAGCGGGCGGCAATCATCCGGATAATCCTGTTGTATTCGTCCGAACCTTTGCCGTAGCTGACTGCGACCTGATACATTTCGTTATGGTTCATCTTGTCGGGGCGCGTCTTGATGATTTCCCGTCCCTGCTCCACGGAGAACGGGACCACCGTATAGCTGACTGTATATTCCACCAGGCGCAGCTTCGGATATACCTCCTGTAGTAAGGCATTATAGATTTTTCCACCGTCGATAGCCTTTATCTTCGCGTCGCGCGCGTCCGGTTCGGGAGTCTGCCCGATAATGTCGAGCACTTTCTGCATATAGGAAGGACGGTATTCGCGCAGCCATGCAGCCAGCCCTTCCCAGTTCTCCGGCACCGAACGGCAGTCTATCATGCTGTCGTCCAGCTGATAGGCATGTTTCAGGTTTTGTTCCAACGCTTTCGCGCGTTGTTCGGAAAGGCGCGCGTTGGCGGCATAACTGCCTTCCGGTGACGAGTAGCCCACTATCTCAATCCGGGCAATGCGATAATTATTGTCTTCACGGATGGAATCAATGGACGAATAGATTTTAGCCAGCTCGACAGGGTTGTTCATATAATCGGCAAGCAATGCCGACTGGTTCACCTTAAAATTAAGATATGCGCTGCGGGTGAAGGAACGGCGTTTCTCCTCTGCCTGTGCCAACATTATTTGCAGATTCGGGCGTTCCACCTCCTCTTTGAATAGAGGAAGTTCGGCAACGGGGGCATTACCCAGCGCTTCCCCGCAACCTGCGCATCCCTGCAGTTCACGGAATATCTCGACACGTGCCCCGGACATCCACTCCTGTGCCGGGACTGTTTCGTTATATTCCAGCAGCATATCCCGTTTCCTGTTAAAACGAATCATTTCCTGTCCCTCTCCCCCAGCCGGTGCTTTGCCATGCTCCTTGCCGTACAGACGTTCTTTCCGCTTGTTCATGCGATAACGGTTTCTGCCTGCAATGCAGACTGAAGGCAGGGCGAGCGTATCGCTTTCCGACCGGCTGATTATCAAGGGAGTGATTACCATCTGCCGGCGCGAGGGAAGACGCAGCGTGCTGCAATCCATACTGAATGACACTTCCACTTTGTCGTCGCTTATTTTCCGGGCAACGGTCTGTCCGATATTTATCTCCTGGGCATGGGCGGAAAATGCGCCCAGCACTCCCAAGGCCACGTATATACAGATTCTTTTCATCATTTGCCTATTTTATTATGTATATGATACTCACGGCAGCCTTTGTCGGGCCGAAGTAGTTTTTCTTCTCACTTTTCTGAACGGTGCCGCATGTGGCACAGGGATATTTGGAGTGGTCCAGCCGCGCATAGCCGACTCCAAGCACAGCCTCCAGACTCCAGCGGCTGCCGAGCAGCCACTGGTAACCGTAGGATATTCCGCCGCCCCACAAATGTCCCTGATAGCGGTGGCGCTCCATGTTATCACTCAAAAATGACATTCCGCCCACATTGTATTTGGCGTAATGTCCGTGCAGACCCAGAAAATGACCGTTGAATTTCTCACATAGCCAGTAGCGAAGTTCCGGCTGCACGCCCCAGTGGCGCAGGCGCGTTTCATCATCAAACTTCCAGGGGTTATAATTTCCGGATAAGTCGAGAGACCATTTCTTGCCCAGGCCTATTTCCAGCCCCAGGTTCATTGTAGTAGTAGCGTCATAAAGCAAATTGGTCTTTACCGCAACCTTTTGGGCGTAAGAGTTGGCCGTATTGCAAAGGAGTACTCCCAAGACACCGATTAAACATAGATATTTCTTCATGTCATCTTATTATTTATTGTTGCTTTTCTTGCATCTCTATTCCGTAATAGAGATTTCAAAAAGAATACAGACAATAAAAACTTAATTATCAATGATTTGCATTACATAAAACAACCATACAACGTTTCAGTATCATGAAATAATGAATCATGGCAGACAAAACGGAAAATAATATTTTGATATATAATTCATTAAAAACATGGATACTGAAACAATTGTGAAACAAACGGATAACTAACAGGCCAAACAATAAAAACAGTTATTGCCATGGAATCAAAACTTATGAAAAGCGAACTGCTGTACATCGAAGAACACCTGTCATGCCAAAACTACATGACAACGATTGAAACCGGATTCAAGTATCTGGAGTTCGACAAAAACACTGAATTTGAGGAAGACAATACAAGCAAGAATTATCTTCTGTTCTTCCTGAAGGGCGGTTTCACCATTACTTGCAACCAGTTCCACAACAGGCCGTTCCATGCCGGAGAGATGGTACTCATCCCCCGTTCTTCCCGGCTGAAGGGAACCGGAGAAAACGGTTCAAGCCTGCTCTCCATGTTTTTCGACATGCCCGAAAACAGTTGTGACAAGCTCATATTGCAGTCTTTATCAGGTATATGCGACCACATTGAATATGACTTCGCACCCACTGGGATACACTACCCGCTGACACCGTTCCTCGAAGTGCTGACCCACTGCATCAGGAACGGGATGAATTGCGCCCACCTGCACACCCTGATGCAGCGGGAGTTTTTCTTTCTCCTGCGCGGATTTTATGAAAAGCGGGAGATTGCAGCCCTGCTTCATCCCATCATCGGGAAAGAAATGGACTTCAAGGATTTTGTCATGCGCAACCATACCAGAGTGGATAACATAGAACAGCTCATCTCACTGTCGAACCTGGGAAGAAGCCGCTTCTTTTCCAAATTCAACGAGGTGTTCGGGATGACTGCCAAACAATGGATGCTGAAACAAAAGAACCGGAGGATACTCGAAAAAATGACCGAACCGGGAGTATGTATAAAAGACGCCGTTGAAGAATTGGGATTTGACTCGCAGAGCAACTTCAACCGTCACTGCAAACTGTATTTCGGATGCACCGCCAAACAGTTGGTGGAACGCTGCCAGAGCGGAAACTACCCTGTTTATGAAGATAACCATACCACGTGTACAAAATGAATAAAAATATGTACTTTATGATAACTCCTATTATAAATAAATAAGCTTACTTTGCAGCGTGAAACAGTTCAAAACAACAAGGAGATTTTAATATAATCTCTATTACGGAATAGATTACAATGCTGCAAAGATAAACAAAAATACAATATCTGCTAATTTTCAACGGATTATATTACAAATTATCATTTCACCTGGACAAGTTTGTGACTATGCTGTTCACCTGGTTGAGCATGGACACATCGAAATCTTTCAAATAGACACGTGTCATTTCTTCCGAAGTGTGCCCCAGTCCGGCACTAATCACAGAAATCGGAGCTCCATAGTCACGGGCAAGGGTAGCCCAGGTATGGCGGGCGGTGTACGTCGTCAACGGAACTTTTATATCAGCCGCAACAGCGATTTTCTTCAGATGGCGGTTGATACGCCCTAACGCCAGGCGGTATTGTTTGTATCCCGAAGCGTATTCACCGCTGATTATCGGAAAAAGATATTCATTCCCCGTCTTGTATTTATCCATCAGGCCCTGCATCTGCGGAGTCACCGCTATGCGAATCAGCTGCTTCGACTTATGACGGGAATAGGCCAGCACACCATTGCAAATATCGGCCTTCCTCAAAAGGACAATATCGACAAAAGCCATTCCCTGCGCATAAAAGCTGAACAGGTACAAGTCGCGGGCAAACTCCAGTTCAGGTTCGTTCTCCAGATTCAAGTCCGCCAGATTCTGCATATCCGTGCGCGACAAAGCACGTTTCACAGTCTTCGCCGGGCGGGTCTGCGCCTTCGCAAACGGATATTCGCCGCGGGGATGATAGCCGTCCGCTACCGCCTGGTTATACAGGGAACGCAAGTTACGCAGGTAATAACTTACCGTATTGCCGGAAGCGCCGTTACTATACAGGAAATCCCCGTATCTCCCGACGAACGCCGAATCGACCTCCGACATCCGCACATCGGGGCGGCTTATAAATTTTGCCAACGACGAGCGGGTGCTCTTGTAGGCCGCAGCCATCCCCACCTTCTTCAGTTCCCGTTTACGCTCAATCTGCGCATTGATATACCGCAATAAATAAAACTGCGGTTCCCGTGTTCCAAAAGCATTTTGAGCCAGAA includes:
- a CDS encoding Mfa1 family fimbria major subunit (Members of this family are fimbrial shaft proteins (major subunit proteins), found in the Bacteriodetes. The family is named for Mfa1 from Porphyromonas gingivalis, and is related to but distinct from the family of FimA from the species.), which translates into the protein MKLDKSFLTLFVGLAMAACSNDEEMATGGQNQLPVDGREAYMSVSVAMPKSTGTRALGEHHGTADEQNVKEVLLALFDASDVCLETKTLATTDYILNVGGANKAGYDGKAFKVPSATAKVLAVVNPSDKFKTACVASASWSAINGAVEQTLDEVTGTSKNNFMMINAGDNANPTNGALVTANVKVVDGTTIPDVATAISEAQADRSMIYVDRVVAKVSLGTNPDGLKVPAGVTCTFGDWALNITNKSMFPYSEIVMPAGGSTGADYRIDPNYELAGFDVSQFNYLKVADDGTLPADFSAMADSKYCLENTMAADAQTQAQTTSAVASAVYTPGSFTVGESWFRLLGVTYKTLADLQVVYNAAKAAGTADAAQTQVITLCDQFYARIAKAATAQGKAVGADFASITITELDDLKSGGEYSKPDAAAGETVGVEYFQKGVCYYNILIHHDDAITATMAHGKYGVVRNNWYTLTINSVKQPGTPWLPDTTNPTDPKDPGEDDDDKEAYLSVEITVNPWTTWSQGVDL
- a CDS encoding DUF3868 domain-containing protein, with the translated sequence MMKRICIYVALGVLGAFSAHAQEINIGQTVARKISDDKVEVSFSMDCSTLRLPSRRQMVITPLIISRSESDTLALPSVCIAGRNRYRMNKRKERLYGKEHGKAPAGGEGQEMIRFNRKRDMLLEYNETVPAQEWMSGARVEIFRELQGCAGCGEALGNAPVAELPLFKEEVERPNLQIMLAQAEEKRRSFTRSAYLNFKVNQSALLADYMNNPVELAKIYSSIDSIREDNNYRIARIEIVGYSSPEGSYAANARLSEQRAKALEQNLKHAYQLDDSMIDCRSVPENWEGLAAWLREYRPSYMQKVLDIIGQTPEPDARDAKIKAIDGGKIYNALLQEVYPKLRLVEYTVSYTVVPFSVEQGREIIKTRPDKMNHNEMYQVAVSYGKGSDEYNRIIRMIAARFPGDRIANNNAAIVAWETGDYDAMRVYLKRLEEIKAE
- a CDS encoding DUF3575 domain-containing protein, whose amino-acid sequence is MKKYLCLIGVLGVLLCNTANSYAQKVAVKTNLLYDATTTMNLGLEIGLGKKWSLDLSGNYNPWKFDDETRLRHWGVQPELRYWLCEKFNGHFLGLHGHYAKYNVGGMSFLSDNMERHRYQGHLWGGGISYGYQWLLGSRWSLEAVLGVGYARLDHSKYPCATCGTVQKSEKKNYFGPTKAAVSIIYIIK
- a CDS encoding helix-turn-helix domain-containing protein, translating into MESKLMKSELLYIEEHLSCQNYMTTIETGFKYLEFDKNTEFEEDNTSKNYLLFFLKGGFTITCNQFHNRPFHAGEMVLIPRSSRLKGTGENGSSLLSMFFDMPENSCDKLILQSLSGICDHIEYDFAPTGIHYPLTPFLEVLTHCIRNGMNCAHLHTLMQREFFFLLRGFYEKREIAALLHPIIGKEMDFKDFVMRNHTRVDNIEQLISLSNLGRSRFFSKFNEVFGMTAKQWMLKQKNRRILEKMTEPGVCIKDAVEELGFDSQSNFNRHCKLYFGCTAKQLVERCQSGNYPVYEDNHTTCTK
- a CDS encoding site-specific integrase: MMTSVKLMLNKSRILNNGSYPLVFQVIHNRRKKLLYTGYRVKEEVFDVSEGKIKNGAGSAFTATEVVKMNRGLRKLRNRIDTRIRQLERTREEFTVEDILAQNAFGTREPQFYLLRYINAQIERKRELKKVGMAAAYKSTRSSLAKFISRPDVRMSEVDSAFVGRYGDFLYSNGASGNTVSYYLRNLRSLYNQAVADGYHPRGEYPFAKAQTRPAKTVKRALSRTDMQNLADLNLENEPELEFARDLYLFSFYAQGMAFVDIVLLRKADICNGVLAYSRHKSKQLIRIAVTPQMQGLMDKYKTGNEYLFPIISGEYASGYKQYRLALGRINRHLKKIAVAADIKVPLTTYTARHTWATLARDYGAPISVISAGLGHTSEEMTRVYLKDFDVSMLNQVNSIVTNLSR